The Chrysiogenia bacterium genome has a segment encoding these proteins:
- the hpnR gene encoding hopanoid C-3 methylase HpnR, translating to MKFLAVHPSPLMYTKIFLRLEPLGLELVAEAARKAGHEVRLIDLQAETLKDFERLIRDWQPDAVAFGCNYLANIPEVVDLAKLTKKELPGSFVIVGGHSASFTADEFLEHGAGAIDCVLKGEGEAGIVTLLDAVAQGKDEVHHVPGVVSPRGHGPAPGFIESLDHLMPARDLIRHRKKYFIGVLDPAASIEFTRGCPWDCSFCSAWTFYGRSYRAVSPERAVEDLSRVKEPGVFIVDDVAFIQSKHGFEIGEAIARKGIKKKYYLETRGDVLLRNKEVFQYWKTLGLEYMFLGLEAIDEEGLQRFRKRVTLDKNFEALEFARSLGITVAINIIADPDWDERRFEVIRQWCMEIPEIVNISVNTPYPGTETWHTEFRRVTSRDYRLYDIQHCVLPTKLPLAKFYEELVRTQEVLNKKHLGWAALKSTAAIAAGHLLRGQTNFVKMLWKFNSVYDPRLQIADHEREVKYEMSLPPAPREKVDPRSLYIHDAGGRKARALDDDTEKFVDETRMGTSV from the coding sequence ATGAAGTTTCTGGCGGTCCATCCAAGTCCGCTCATGTACACCAAGATCTTTCTGCGCCTCGAGCCCCTGGGGCTCGAACTCGTCGCAGAGGCCGCGCGCAAGGCCGGGCACGAAGTCCGGCTCATCGACCTGCAAGCCGAGACGCTCAAGGATTTCGAGCGGCTGATCCGCGACTGGCAGCCCGATGCCGTCGCCTTTGGCTGCAATTACCTGGCAAATATCCCCGAGGTGGTGGACCTTGCCAAGCTGACGAAGAAGGAACTTCCCGGCAGCTTCGTCATCGTCGGAGGCCACAGCGCCTCGTTCACGGCAGACGAATTTCTCGAGCACGGCGCGGGGGCCATCGATTGCGTCCTCAAGGGAGAGGGCGAGGCGGGTATCGTGACGCTGCTCGACGCCGTGGCGCAGGGCAAGGACGAAGTCCATCATGTGCCGGGCGTCGTCTCTCCGCGCGGCCACGGCCCGGCGCCAGGCTTCATCGAGTCGCTCGACCACCTCATGCCGGCGCGCGATCTCATTCGCCACCGCAAGAAGTATTTCATCGGCGTGCTCGATCCGGCCGCCTCCATCGAGTTCACCCGCGGCTGCCCGTGGGATTGCTCGTTCTGCAGCGCGTGGACCTTCTACGGGCGCAGCTACCGTGCCGTGAGCCCGGAGCGCGCGGTGGAAGACCTCTCACGGGTGAAGGAGCCCGGCGTTTTCATCGTCGACGACGTTGCCTTCATCCAGTCCAAACACGGCTTTGAAATCGGAGAGGCCATCGCCCGCAAGGGAATCAAGAAGAAGTATTACCTGGAGACCCGCGGCGACGTGCTGCTGCGCAACAAGGAAGTGTTTCAATACTGGAAGACGCTGGGCCTGGAGTACATGTTCCTGGGCCTCGAGGCCATCGACGAGGAAGGCCTCCAGCGCTTCCGCAAGCGCGTCACGCTGGACAAGAACTTCGAGGCGCTCGAGTTCGCGCGCTCGCTCGGCATCACGGTCGCGATCAACATCATCGCCGATCCCGATTGGGACGAGCGCCGATTCGAGGTGATCCGCCAGTGGTGCATGGAGATCCCCGAGATCGTGAATATCTCCGTGAACACCCCCTACCCCGGCACGGAGACCTGGCACACCGAATTCCGGCGCGTGACCAGCCGCGACTACCGGCTCTACGACATCCAGCACTGCGTGCTGCCGACCAAGCTGCCGCTGGCCAAGTTCTACGAGGAACTGGTGCGCACCCAGGAAGTGCTCAACAAGAAGCACCTGGGATGGGCCGCCCTCAAGAGCACCGCGGCCATCGCCGCCGGCCACCTGCTGCGCGGGCAGACGAACTTTGTGAAGATGCTCTGGAAGTTCAACAGCGTCTATGACCCCCGGCTCCAGATCGCCGACCACGAGCGCGAGGTGAAATACGAAATGAGCCTTCCACCCGCGCCCAGGGAGAAGGTCGATCCCAGGAGCCTCTATATCCACGACGCGGGCGGTCGCAAGGCCCGCGCGCTCGATGACGACACCGAAAAATTCGTCGACGAGACCCGCATGGGAACAAGCGTCTGA